The following are encoded in a window of Fusarium oxysporum f. sp. lycopersici 4287 chromosome 5, whole genome shotgun sequence genomic DNA:
- a CDS encoding carboxymethylenebutenolidase, which yields MMEKNFSAPPVLPATRLRNPTASLTILEPLSRRGFGPGLIILVPETGKATSDALRIDGCVPSPLMKWAEEGYTVAEITEAGLANPDVAVSQALKELEAARSTEPKNVVGIIAYSTVLWNHIAPHVDSFSQISGAVIFGDLGDGETSVIASSKVPQLHHLAGSASKRLQRTRAVTAYNYPEATSYLFATPFSKDYSYNMESISHSRSLSFLKSLMDGPYFDLEVIWDEHTYWEFENRSVEHTMSTMVQEPYVNHVPTMTGGIGREKLTAFYRDHFIFQNPPDTETCLISRSVGIDRVIDEFIFICTHHSQIDWLAPGIPPTGRKLEIPFTAVVNIRGDRLYHEHICWDQGTVLAQLGLMPSYLPYPHPVPNAQGQEKLEYRVPIAGVETANKLRDKDAVESNEMFAFGLRKA from the exons atgatggaaaagaaTTTCTCCGCGCCTCCAGTTCTCCCAGCTACTCGCCTGCGCAACCCTACAGCCAGCCTTACAATCCTGGAGCCGCTCAGCAGGCGGGGTTTCGGACCAGGACTAATCATCCTCGTGCCCGAGACTGGCAAAGCCACCAGTGATGCATTGCGGATCGATGGATGTGTGCCGTCTCCGTTGATGAAATGGGCAGAAGAGGGCTACACTGTCGCTGAAATTACAGAGGCAGGACTTGCCAACCCTGATGTAGCTGTCAGTCAGGCGCTGAAGGAGCTCGAGGCTGCGAGGTCCACTGAGCCTAAGAACGTCGTTGGTATCATAG CATACTCGACAGTGCTTTGGAACCATATAGCTCCCCATGTCGACTCATTCTCACAGATCTCAGGTGCTGTCATTTTTGGCGATCTTGGGGATGGCGAGACCTCTGTAATCGCGTCCTCAAAAGTCCCACAGCTGCATCATCTGGCGGGGAGTGCCTCCAAACGCTTGCAACGTACAAGGGCGGTGACGGCTTACAACTACCCGGAAGCAACATCGTACTTGTTCGCCACTCCTTTCAGCAAAGACTACAGCTACAACATGGAGTCTATTTCTCACAGCCGAAGTCTTAGCTTCTTGAAATCTCTTATGGACGGTCCTTACTTTGATCTGGAAGTTATTTGGGACGAACATACCTATTGGGAGTTCGAAAACCGCTCCGTGGAGCATACCATGAGCACCATGGTACAGGAGCCATATGTTAATCATGTGCCTACG ATGACAGGGGGGATCGGCCGGGAGAAGCTAACTGCCTTCTACCGCGACCACTTCATTTTCCAGAATCCTCCAGATACAGAAACCTGCCTCATTAGCAGATCTGTTGGTATAGATAGAGTCATCGACGAGTTTATTTTCATCTGCACTCATCATTCTCAGATTGACTGGCT TGCGCCAGGGATCCCTCCCACAGGGCGAAAGCTTGAAATACCGTTCACCGCTGTTGTTAACATCCGTGGAGACCGGCTTTATCACGAACATATTTGTTGGGACCAGGGAACAGTGCTAGCGCAGTTGGGTTTAATGCCTTCCTACCTACCATATCCTCATCCAGTGCCCAATGCGCAGGGTCAAGAGAAATTGGAATACCGCGTCCCTATTGCTGGTGTGGAGACTGCTAATAAATTACGGGATAAAGATGCTGTCGAGTCGAATGAGATGTTCGCGTTTGGTCTTCGCAAAGCCTGA
- a CDS encoding hypothetical protein (At least one base has a quality score < 10), with the protein MSQQLSLSMQATSHGPEDVVITTITYTVVDPNNPSYLTVTELCTTLRSPPCRHCQYQQPQTVEMTTIKVDCNACGHYDENTIILDVPAGAVVVAPTGEHSVHESHQVQFHEPNPYGQKPRPDQSDPQIWQKHRPQNTSPAAGNNLHDGEGGHKVDQPQTYQAGPTGARGSHGQGEPAVVTKTEPNPTPARSGFYTGGALCDSRGGLRGRSENDGGNVYGDLLYNCIYFPFMRI; encoded by the exons ATGTCGCAACAACTATCTCTGTCAATGCAGGCAACTTCACATGGACCCGAAGATGTAGTAATTACTACTATAACATATACAGTCGTTGACCCCAACAACCCATCTTACTTGACCGTCACCGAGCTTTGCACAACCTTAAGATCTCCTCCCTGCCGTCACTGCCAGTATCAGCAACCACAAACGGTAGAGATGACAACCATCAAAGTTGACTGCAATGCTTGTGGCCACTATGACGAGAACACAATCATTCTGGATGTTCCAGCGGGGGCAGTCGTGGTAGCTCCGACGGGTGAGCACTCAGTtcacgaaagtcaccaagTGCAGTTTCATGAGCCCAACCCTTATGGACAGAAACCTCGCCCCGATCAGTCAGACCCTCAAATTTGGCAAAAACACCGGCCACAAAACACTTCGCCTGCCGCTGGCAACAACCTACATGACGGTGAAGGAGGACATAAGGTTGATCAACCTCAGACTTACCAAGCCGGACCAACTGGCGCTAGGGGCAGTCATGGACAAGGAGAGCCGGCTGTAGTGACTAAGACTGAACCAAATCCCACACCG GCCAGGTCCGGCTTCTACACCGGTGGCGCTTTATGCGACTCTCGTGGTGGTCTCAGGGGCCGTAGCGAAAACGATGGAGGGAATGTTTATGGCGATCTCCTTTATAATTGTATTTATTTTCCTTTTATGAGGATATAA
- a CDS encoding hypothetical protein (At least one base has a quality score < 10), protein MRLQLSSIQVVASVVLLPVSQAFSIVTTNDANALASAIFGQGITILQASFSGATVSSGTFSDGPFGIGSGGILTSGAAVGALPNGDHYVNNGAPGSDTYCNANTFNAAILTVDFFLNPTYSGVRVELILASEEEGGSADPIGIFVGGTQYALDPNGNKITATSPYLAQPIGITPPDSVTSYPGSSPPFWIDILTSGAQTMVIAICDQGDSEWDSALLINAEGCIDCDTDVRLAYVTTTTTLPPGEATFTSTTKASGTVSGTIGIGVTADETTTTTAEPTTNTTQDFTTTTEEPTATTQETTPTEASTEASSTFTSSEELPDTTTTTLVTSDATKESSTIAIESTSEIITTTSLDSSTQSTTGTETISTTDTETIRTSDALIDGTTTSSGYVKTPIASSAVSASTDEPTESLSSDISTQDTAGML, encoded by the exons ATGAGGTTGCAGCTATCCAGCATCCAGGTTGTTGCCTCTGTGGTACTGCTGCCGGTCTCCCAGGCATTCAGCATCGTAACAACTAATGATGCAAACGCTCTGGCCTCTGCGATATTCGGTCAAGGCATAACCATTCTCCAGGCCTCTTTCTCAGGCGCAACAGTAAGTTCTGGAACGTTTTCCGATGGGCCTTTTGGTATCGGAAGCGGTGGGATACTCACCTCTGGCGCTGCTGTTGGAGCTCTACCCAACGGTGACCACTATGTCAACAACGGAGCACCTGGTTCGGATACATATTGCAATGCAAACACTTTCAATGCAGCGATATTAACTGtcgacttcttcctcaaTCCAACCTACAGCGGTGTCAGAGTTGAGCTTATTCTTGCatcggaagaagaagg CGGCTCTGCTGACCCCATCGGCATCTTCGTTGGTGGCACACAGTATGCCTTGGATCCCAATGGGAATAAGATAACCGCGACCAGTCCTTATCTTGCGCAGCCAATTGGCATCACACCGCCTGACAGCGTGACCTCATATCCCGGCTCATCACCACCTTTCTGGATTGATATCCTCACCTCTGGTGCTCAGACCATGGTCATTGCCATTTGTGATCAAGGAGATTCAGAGTGGGACTCGGCGCTCCTGATCAACGCTGAGGGTTGTATTGATTGTGATACTGATGTCCGCCTCGCTTATGTGACGACTACGACTACATTACCACCGGGTGAGGCGACTTTCACCTCTACGACCAAGGCTTCAGGAACTGTGTCTGGAACAATCGGGATCGGAGTAACAGCGGACGAGACCACCACCACTACAGCAGAGCCTACCACAAATACTACGCAAGACTTTACAACTACAACTGAAGAGCCCACCGCCACTACTCAGGAGACTACGCCTACAGAAGCATCAACCGAGGCCAGCAGTACGTTCACATCTTCAGAAGAACTGCCGGATACCACCACAACAACTCTTGTGACAAGTGATGCGACGAAAGAGTCTTCAACCATTGCGATTGAGTCAACTTCTGAAATCATCACTACAACATCCCTTGATTCTTCCACTCAGAGTACAACGGGTACAGAGACGATCAGTACAACGGATACAGAGACGATCCGTACTTCTGATGCCCTCATTGATGGCACCACCACTTCTTCCGGCTATGTTAAAACGCCCATCGCGAGTTCAGCAGTCTCAGCCTCTACCGATGAACCCACCGAGAGCTTGAGTAGTGATATTTCAACTCAGGATACTGCAGGTATGTTATAA